A genomic region of bacterium contains the following coding sequences:
- a CDS encoding metallopeptidase family protein, whose amino-acid sequence MTFETFEQAVDEAVEQIPEKFKQILETEGLEIIPRDIVPERVHELFPDRIVFGIFAGISRKHRNVFNIQLEPTRIEIYQESIEQVFGPLPTPQVKDQIVKTVIHEIAHYFGFNEKEVRERGY is encoded by the coding sequence ATGACTTTTGAAACTTTTGAACAGGCTGTCGACGAGGCGGTTGAACAAATCCCGGAAAAGTTCAAACAAATCCTGGAGACCGAAGGCCTTGAGATTATTCCGCGCGACATCGTCCCGGAACGCGTGCACGAACTCTTTCCCGACCGTATTGTTTTTGGTATTTTTGCCGGAATCTCGCGCAAACACCGCAATGTTTTTAATATTCAGCTTGAGCCGACCCGTATCGAGATTTACCAGGAAAGTATCGAACAGGTTTTCGGCCCCTTGCCCACCCCTCAGGTCAAAGACCAAATCGTCAAAACCGTCATTCATGAAATCGCCCATTATTTCGGATTCAATGAGAAAGAAGTACGCGAGCGGGGGTATTAG
- a CDS encoding HAMP domain-containing histidine kinase, giving the protein MKWFLSNKIAILTSCGFLLVILFLWLDEVLDLPALLFGAARTPINLTESIFETVVVFILAILVLSAIFFLDKKVEDLNREKSKILSIISHDLRNIFTGLVGNTRILSMNPEQLTPDASKDLAASIQSSSKRMATLMNNLINWSRLNSGFIAIRPIRFNLATAVQNTILILHNQANTKNISLSQHIEPHITVLADKDLIDSVIHNLLHNAVKFTPREGKITVQALEEGDFVKVFVSDNGVGLSQQEITHLCFLEPGNTRRGTEGEKGSGLGMYICRKFIQCNRGIFHVESRSGQGTTISFTLPRK; this is encoded by the coding sequence ATGAAATGGTTTTTGTCCAACAAAATCGCCATCCTAACCAGCTGCGGATTCTTGCTGGTCATCCTTTTTCTCTGGCTTGACGAAGTTCTGGACCTGCCGGCCTTGCTTTTCGGGGCTGCGCGCACCCCTATCAACCTTACCGAAAGCATCTTCGAAACCGTAGTCGTTTTCATCCTGGCAATACTGGTCCTCAGTGCAATTTTCTTTTTGGATAAAAAAGTGGAGGATTTGAACCGGGAAAAATCAAAGATACTCAGCATTATTTCCCATGATTTGAGAAATATCTTTACCGGACTGGTCGGCAACACCCGGATTTTAAGCATGAATCCGGAACAATTGACCCCTGATGCTTCCAAGGATCTGGCTGCTTCCATCCAATCTTCATCCAAACGCATGGCAACCCTGATGAACAATCTGATCAATTGGTCCAGGTTGAATTCGGGCTTTATCGCCATCCGCCCCATTAGATTTAATTTAGCCACCGCAGTGCAAAATACTATCTTAATTTTGCACAACCAGGCCAACACCAAAAACATTTCACTTTCTCAGCATATCGAACCGCATATTACCGTGCTTGCCGACAAGGACCTCATCGATTCGGTCATCCATAACCTTCTGCACAATGCCGTCAAATTCACCCCCCGCGAGGGAAAAATCACGGTCCAGGCCCTGGAGGAGGGTGACTTTGTCAAAGTTTTTGTTTCCGATAACGGCGTCGGCCTTTCCCAACAGGAAATCACACATCTCTGTTTCCTGGAACCCGGTAATACCCGGCGCGGCACAGAAGGAGAAAAAGGCAGCGGGCTTGGTATGTACATCTGCCGAAAATTCATTCAATGCAACCGGGGAATTTTCCATGTCGAAAGCCGCTCAGGACAAGGTACCACTATCTCTTTCACCCTGCCCAGGAAATAA
- the mazG gene encoding nucleoside triphosphate pyrophosphohydrolase, whose amino-acid sequence MPGKNNFRQLIKLMEKLRAPGGCPWDRKQTHKTLRPFLLEEAHEVLEAIDSRDPIQLKDELGDLLFQVIFHSQLAAEAGQFTIDDVIQGSLEKMTRRHPHVFGSKKLRTSGQVLENWEEIKRRERKGSGKSLLDGVPHTLPALIRAHRVQAKAARVGFTWSKIDQALAKVTEEINELEEALIQKKPAQITEEMGDVFFALVNLARFAGTNPEDALHQAVGKFIQRFSKVENHSKKQKKQLSEYSLDELLMLWNSAKSTKKAKKAAVPRQQPEKFPRRRQKRV is encoded by the coding sequence ATGCCAGGCAAGAACAATTTTCGTCAACTGATTAAACTTATGGAGAAATTACGCGCCCCGGGCGGATGCCCCTGGGACCGCAAACAAACCCATAAAACCCTCAGGCCTTTTCTCCTGGAGGAAGCGCATGAGGTTTTGGAAGCAATTGATTCGCGCGATCCGATTCAACTCAAAGATGAGCTGGGCGATCTCCTGTTCCAGGTCATTTTTCATTCCCAACTGGCAGCTGAAGCCGGACAGTTTACAATTGATGATGTCATCCAGGGCAGCCTGGAAAAAATGACACGCCGCCATCCGCATGTATTCGGCAGCAAAAAACTGCGCACATCGGGTCAGGTACTGGAAAATTGGGAGGAAATTAAACGGCGCGAGCGTAAGGGGTCGGGAAAATCCTTGCTCGATGGTGTTCCGCATACCTTGCCGGCCCTAATCCGAGCTCACCGTGTCCAGGCCAAAGCGGCCCGGGTCGGCTTCACCTGGTCAAAAATTGATCAGGCCTTGGCCAAAGTCACCGAGGAGATCAACGAATTGGAAGAAGCGCTGATTCAAAAAAAACCGGCGCAGATCACCGAAGAAATGGGTGATGTGTTTTTCGCACTGGTTAACCTTGCACGCTTTGCCGGCACCAATCCGGAAGATGCCCTCCATCAGGCCGTAGGGAAATTCATCCAGCGATTCTCCAAGGTGGAAAATCACTCAAAAAAACAAAAAAAACAGCTCTCCGAGTATTCCCTCGATGAGCTGCTTATGCTTTGGAACAGCGCAAAGTCCACTAAAAAAGCTAAAAAGGCAGCGGTGCCTCGCCAACAGCCCGAAAAATTTCCTCGCCGCCGACAAAAACGCGTTTAA